Below is a window of Myxococcus guangdongensis DNA.
GTTGAGCGCCGCGGCCAGCAGGGCCCGGTGCACCTCCGGGGTGAACTCGCGTGACACCGGCACGCCGTGGAGCTCCGGCCACGCGCGGGCGGCGGCCTGACGCTCGTCGTCGCGGGCGCCCTCCCACCACTCCACCATGGTGTCGGTGTCGTGGGTGCCCGTCGTCACCAGGGAGATGGCGGGGAACTGGTGGGGGTTGCGGTACGTGTTGTCGTCGCGCTCCCAGCGCATCACGCGGTAGCCGGGCAGCTTGAGCTCCGCGAGGATGTGGCGCACGAACGGCGGAATCACGCCCAGGTCCTCGGCGACGATGCCCGCGCCCTCGGAGAGCAGCTCGAAGTGCTTGCGGCCCAGCCGCTTGTGGCTCTCCTCGTCCGGCGGGATGAAGCGCCCGGTGGGCGTCTGCTCGTCGCGAATCCACTGACGGAAGTAGCCCACCGCGTGGTCCACGCGGCGCAGGTCGTAGTAGCTGGCCGCCTTCTTCGCGCGCGCCTTGAGCCAGGCGTAGTCGTCCTTCTGCATGGCGACGAAGTCGAAGTAGGGCAGGCCCCAGTCCTGGCCCGTGGCGGAGAAGTCGTCCGGCGGCACACCCAGCCGCGCGTCGCGGCGCAGGATGGTGGGGTTGGCCCAGCAGTCCGCGCTGTCCTGGCCGATGATGAACGGCTCGTCACCGCACAGGAGCACGTCCTGGGCGCGGGCCTTGGCGCGCGCGGCGTTCCACTGCTCCTCGGCCACCCACTGCAGCCACGCGTGGTAGCGCACCCGGCGCTCCAGCTCCTTCCCCTTGGCGGCGAGCGCCTCCGGCTGGCGGGTGCGCAGGCCCTCCGGCCACTCCCACCACGCGCGGCGGTCCTCCTGCTCGCTGATGGCGGTGAACAAGGCGTAGGTCTCCAGCCAGCCGGCCTGGGCGTCGCGCCATTGGGCGAAGGCGCGGGCGCGCTCGGACTGGGAGGCCCAGTGCTTCGCCTCGAAGGTGTCGAATGCGCGCGCCAGGGCGGCGTCCTTCAGGGGGAAGACCAGGTCGTACCGGATGCGCGGGGCGCTCCGGGCCTCGGCGAGCTGGCGGCGCTGCTCGTCGGTGAGCGCGGCCTCGCCGCCCGAGGCGGTGAACTCCGGCAGCGCGTGCAGGTCGATGAAGAGCGGGTTGAGGCCGAACGCCGAGCGGGTGGCGTAGGGGCTGGAGTCACCCGGCGCGGTGGGCAAGAGCGGCAACAGCATCAGCAGGCGCTGACGCCCGAGCTTCATCCAGGAGAACAGGCCGTCGAGCGCGCCGAAGTCACCGATGCCGAAATCCGTCGGGGAGCGCAGGGAGAAGAGCGGAAGCAGGAGACCGGAGAGCCGGCCGGGGGTGGACATGGTGCGGCGCAATCTGCACCAGCCCCGCGCTGGAGTGAATGGGTCCGGTGCCAGGAAGTACGTGGCGGGTTTCCACCGGTGGACGGATGTCCATTGCAGAGCGCATGTCGGCGGGGGCCGGTACACTGCTGGACGTGAGCGTGTTGCCCTCGTCCTTCTACGCGCGCCCGGCCCTCGTCGTGGCGCGGGAGCTGCTCGGTACGTTGCTCGTCGTGCAGGCGTCCGACGGCGCCCGCCGGGTGGGGCGAATCGTCGAGACCGAGGCCTATATCGGCGAGCACGACCTGGCCTGCCACGCCGCCAAGGGCCTCACCCCGCGCACCGAGGTCATGTTCGGCCCACCCGGAAAGGCCTACATGTATCTCATCTACGGGATGCACCATTGCTTCAACGTGGTGACGGACGCGCCCGGGGTGGGGGCGGCGGTGCTGGTGCGCGCGGTGGAGCCGGTGGAGGGGCTGGACGCAGGGGGGCGCACGGACGGGCCCGGCAAGCTGTGCAAGGCGATGGGGCTGACGCTCGCGCACAACCGGGTGGACCTGGCCTCACCGGGGCTGCACCTGCTCCCGGGTGTGGGGGTGGAGGAGGCGCGGGTGGAGAAGGGGCCCCGCATCGGCGTGGAGTACGCGGGGGCGTGGGCGGACGAGCCCTTCCGGCTGTGGGTCCGGGACAGTCAACATGTCAGCAAGCGGCCTGGGACGAGGCGTCGCAACCGCGCTTGACGAAGGCGCTTCTGGCTGGTTGGGTGCGCCCCGCCATGTCCGACGAGGTCGCCACGGAAGATGATCGCCTGCTCCTTGCCCGCGCGCAGGACGGGGACATGTCCGCCTTCGAGGCCCTGGTGGGAGCCCACCAGGACAAGGTGTACGGTCTGGCGCTGCGGATGACGCGCTCGGAGGCGGACGCCGCCGAAATCACCCAGGACACCTTCCTGTCGGCCTACCAACATCTCAAGGATTTCCGCGGGGATGCGGCCTTCGGGTCCTGGGTGCACCGCATCGCGGCCAACCACGCGCTCATGCGCCTGCGCCACCGGCGGGTGGCCCAGGCGGCCGAGGCGGAGCTCCAGGGGCCGGAGTTCACCCCCCGGGGTACGCTGGCGGACTACCCCCAGACGGACTGGAGCCGGGACGCCGAGGAGAAGGCCCTGGACGCGGAGCTGGGCCAGGCCATCCGGCAAGCGGCGGACCGGCTGCCCGAGGGGTATCGTGAGGTCTTCCTCTTGAAAGACGTGGACGGCCTCAGTTACGAACAGATTGCGGAGGTGACGGGGGATTCCATCCCCGCCATCAAGAGCCGCCTGCACCGGGCTCGTCTCGCGCTCCGGGAAGCCATCGACGCCTTCTACAACCGCGACAATCCCGGGCCGTGAAACGCGAACGGGGGGCTCCGCATCTTCCGAAGCGAGGACGAGGGCGCGCCGCAGCCAGCCGAGGTTCGGATGTACACCTGTAAAGACTCCATCAACCTCCTGCTGGAATACCTCGAGGGCGAGATGTCGCCCGAGGATTCGCGCCATCTCCAGGAGCACCTGTCCGGGTGCAGCCCCTGTGAGGAGTTCCTCCGCACGTACCGGGCCACGCCCAGTCTGTGCAAGCGCGCGCTGGCGGCGAGGATGCCGAAGGAGGTCAGCACCAAGCTGACGGACTTCCTTCGCACCAAAATCAAGTCCGCCTCGTGAACCTGAAGCAACTCTCGCTCCCGGAGCTGGAGGCGGCGCTCGCGCCGCTCTCCCCGTCCCCCACCGCCGTGCGCAAGGTGTTCGCGGCCGTCTTCGCCCACGGCCGCAAGTCCGTGACGGAGGTGGCCCGCTCGCCCCAGGTGCCCCGCCGGGTGACGGACTACCTGGAAGCCCACGCCGAGATGCCGAGCCTCCAAATCGTGGAGCGCCGGAAGGCGGACGACGGCTTCGTGAAGTACCTCTTCGACTCCCCACTGGGCGGGCGGATTGAAGCGGTCCGCATCCCCATCTTCGACGAGAAGTACGTCATCTGCGTGTCCAGCCAGGTGGGCTGCGCGCTGGCGTGCGACTTCTGCATGACGGGGAAGTTGGGCTTCAAACGGAACCTGTATACCTGGGAGATATTGGACCAGGTGCTGCAGGTGAGGGCGGAGGCGGACCGGCCGGTGCGGGGTGTGGTGTTCATGGGGATGGGCGAGCCGCTGCTGAACTACAAGGAGACGCTGCGGGCGGCGGGCATCCTGTCGAACCCGGCGGGTTTCTCGATTGCGGGCACGGCGATTACGTTCTCCACGGCGGGGCATGTGCCGGCGATTCGGCGCTACACGCGGGAGGGGCATCCGTACCGGCTGGCGTTCTCGGTGACGAGCGCGATGTCGGAGAAGCGGGCGAAGGTGCTCCCGATTGAGAAGACCCATCCGTTGCCGGAGCTGATTGAGGCCATCCGCGAGTACAGCCAGGTGCGGCGCGAGCGGGCGATGATTGCCTATGTGGCCATCTCCGGCTTCAACCTGGAGCGCGAGGACGCGGAGGCGTTGAAGGTGGCGTTCGAGGGGATTCCCATCAAGGTGGACCTCATCGACGTGACGGACCCGACGGGGAAGTACCTGCCGCCTTCGGCGGAGGAGCTGAGCGCGTTCCGGGACTACTTGCAGATCCTGAAGGCGCCGGTGGCCCGGCGGTATTCAGGGGGCAAGGAGATTGGGGCGGCGTGCGGGACGTTGGCGGCGACACAGTACGGCGGCACGGTGATGCCGGTTCCTGGGGCTTCGACCACGACTCCGTGACAGTGGGCGCGGGCTCACTTCGTGGTTGAGGTGTCGCGCTCGACGAGGAGTTTCGCTCCGCTTGGTGCGAGTCGTGTTTGGAGGAGTTCCATCTCCACGCGTGTCCCCTCTGCCAATTGACGCGGCAGGGACTTCAACAGTTCGCCCGTGTCCTGGAGGCTCAGGCCCATGACGTCGCGGACTGCGTGCAGTAGCTGGACCCGTAGAAGTTAGCGAGGCATCTTCGCATCCTCTTCGTTGTGAAGATTGTAGACGTTGCCCTTGCCGTGGTCGCTCTCGAGAAGCATGCGCGCCTCGCAGCGCTGGCTGCCATCACAGTGACCCTCAGACCGGGACGATTGGGGTCCTCAGTCCAGATGATGGCTTTGTGTTCTCTCAGTCTCTTCTCGGACATGTCTGCGCTCACGGGCTCTTTCACCGACAAGGTCACCGAATCGTGTTCGCTTCCTCTTCGTTGTGCAGGTCGAAGACGGTGCCCTTGCCATACTTCTCCTCGAGAAGATTGAAGGCCTCTTCGCCGTCTACCGCCATCACAGTCACTCGCAGATCAGGGCGATTGGGGTCTCCATACTCGATGATCGCTCGGTACTCTTTCAACTTCTTCTGGGCCATGTCTGAACTCCTTTGGGTTGGCAAGGTTACCGCATCGTCTTCGTTGTGCAGGTCGAAGACCGTGCCTGGTCCATGCTTCTTCTCGAGAAGTTCGTAGGCTTCTTCGCGGTCGGTTGCCATCACTGTCACGTGGAACCCAGGATTGGGGCGGCCTCCGATCCGGATGATTGCTTTGTACTCTCTCAAATTCGGCTGGGTCATCTCTTCTCTCCTCAGGGGACTCGGATGGAGCGACAAAGAAGTGTCTCGTCCAACGTGCTCACGTCCGAAAACCGGAGATGGGCGAGCGTGATTTGTTTCGCTGCTCGTACAACTTCTGGAGGAAGCGCTTCGAGTTGGATGGCTGTCTCGGGGCGGACGATGAGGTGATAGGGACCTCCGAGCGGCGAAGAGTCGAAGGCGAAGAGACCCCGCTCCGCCATTCGCCTCCACACATCCTCAGGCTCAGAGGGCTGGTCTGGCTGTGGGATTGCCCTCGTGCAGGACTTCATCCCTGCAAGCAGCTCCAATGCCCGGTCGTGGAGTGGAATGTCGCGGAGGAACTCATCCGGCGCGTATCCTCCACCAGCAGTGCTGAGGAACCCGACGTGGCCCACTTCGTCACAAGCGAGCCAGTCGTACTCGAATCCTTGAATCGAAATCCTGGTGACCATGGGAGAAAGAGGCTCGGGCTTGAGTGGGAGTGAGTGTCAGAACGTCCCGGCCAGATACTTGTGTGCGAGGGCTTCAAGGTTCTCCTGGACGCCCAATTCAATGGCCTTGTGGAGGCGTTTCACGCACGAAGAGACATCATCGTTCGGGATTAGTTCACCTGGGATGGTCCTGTTGTGACTGCGCAGGACGAGCAGGCTC
It encodes the following:
- a CDS encoding DNA-3-methyladenine glycosylase produces the protein MSVLPSSFYARPALVVARELLGTLLVVQASDGARRVGRIVETEAYIGEHDLACHAAKGLTPRTEVMFGPPGKAYMYLIYGMHHCFNVVTDAPGVGAAVLVRAVEPVEGLDAGGRTDGPGKLCKAMGLTLAHNRVDLASPGLHLLPGVGVEEARVEKGPRIGVEYAGAWADEPFRLWVRDSQHVSKRPGTRRRNRA
- a CDS encoding 4-alpha-glucanotransferase, which encodes MSTPGRLSGLLLPLFSLRSPTDFGIGDFGALDGLFSWMKLGRQRLLMLLPLLPTAPGDSSPYATRSAFGLNPLFIDLHALPEFTASGGEAALTDEQRRQLAEARSAPRIRYDLVFPLKDAALARAFDTFEAKHWASQSERARAFAQWRDAQAGWLETYALFTAISEQEDRRAWWEWPEGLRTRQPEALAAKGKELERRVRYHAWLQWVAEEQWNAARAKARAQDVLLCGDEPFIIGQDSADCWANPTILRRDARLGVPPDDFSATGQDWGLPYFDFVAMQKDDYAWLKARAKKAASYYDLRRVDHAVGYFRQWIRDEQTPTGRFIPPDEESHKRLGRKHFELLSEGAGIVAEDLGVIPPFVRHILAELKLPGYRVMRWERDDNTYRNPHQFPAISLVTTGTHDTDTMVEWWEGARDDERQAAARAWPELHGVPVSREFTPEVHRALLAAALNSGSDLCVLPWQDVLGTRDRINLPGSMSDSNWAYRIAQDVGSLLNDATTREAAEKLAWLTASARR
- a CDS encoding anti-sigma factor family protein; the encoded protein is MYTCKDSINLLLEYLEGEMSPEDSRHLQEHLSGCSPCEEFLRTYRATPSLCKRALAARMPKEVSTKLTDFLRTKIKSAS
- a CDS encoding RNA polymerase sigma factor, translated to MSDEVATEDDRLLLARAQDGDMSAFEALVGAHQDKVYGLALRMTRSEADAAEITQDTFLSAYQHLKDFRGDAAFGSWVHRIAANHALMRLRHRRVAQAAEAELQGPEFTPRGTLADYPQTDWSRDAEEKALDAELGQAIRQAADRLPEGYREVFLLKDVDGLSYEQIAEVTGDSIPAIKSRLHRARLALREAIDAFYNRDNPGP
- a CDS encoding radical SAM protein produces the protein MNLKQLSLPELEAALAPLSPSPTAVRKVFAAVFAHGRKSVTEVARSPQVPRRVTDYLEAHAEMPSLQIVERRKADDGFVKYLFDSPLGGRIEAVRIPIFDEKYVICVSSQVGCALACDFCMTGKLGFKRNLYTWEILDQVLQVRAEADRPVRGVVFMGMGEPLLNYKETLRAAGILSNPAGFSIAGTAITFSTAGHVPAIRRYTREGHPYRLAFSVTSAMSEKRAKVLPIEKTHPLPELIEAIREYSQVRRERAMIAYVAISGFNLEREDAEALKVAFEGIPIKVDLIDVTDPTGKYLPPSAEELSAFRDYLQILKAPVARRYSGGKEIGAACGTLAATQYGGTVMPVPGASTTTP